From the Halococcus agarilyticus genome, the window GCCGAGGAGATCGTCCAGCTCCGGGCGTTCGCCCCGGACGAGGACAACCAGCTGTACATGCAGCGGTATCTCCAACGCCGGGCGGGAACGGTCCGCCTCGACGTCGCACCGGGACGGACCATCGGCTCGCCCGATCCGACCGCCGTCGAGGGGCTGTCGATCGAGTCGTTCACCGGCGCGGGGAAACCGATCGAGCTCGGTGTCGGCGGGCTCCGGGTCCGTGAGTCGCCCCGCCGACGTGGTGCGGTGATCCTGACGTTCGACGACGGCCACCACACCCAACTGGACGTCGCGAAACCGATCCTGGACGAGTTCGGCTACCCCGGCGTCGTCGGCGTGGTGCCGTGGTTGGTGGAGGAGGACGACCGGATCTCCGCTCGGGAGCTTCACGGGATGGTGGCCGACGGCTGGGAGATGGCCTCACACCCCCAGCGCCGCGACACGCCGTTGCCGACGCTGTCGAAGTCGCGCCAGCGCGACGCCATCGAGCGCTCGAAGCGGTGGTTCGTGGAGGAGGGCTTCGCGGGCCGGGGCGAGACGCTGATCTGGCCGTTCGGTGCGTTCGACGAACGGACGCTCGACCTCGTCGGCGAGTACCACCGGCTCGCCTTCGGCGGCGGTGCCTCGCCGGCCCCGTGGGCGATCACCGAACCGGGCTGGGTGCCGCGGGTGAACGGCGACGATCCGGCGGCCGTCCGCCAGGCCGTCGACGCGGCCGCGCGCTTCGGGACGGTCGCCACCGTGATGTACCACACCATCGGGGAGCATCGCCTCTCGGCCGACGGCCTCCGTGAGCAGCTCCGGTACATCGACCGCGCCGACGTCGACGTGACCCTTCCCTCGAAGCTGGCCGACGCACAGCCGTACTGACCGGGATCGCTCCGGCCGAACCGTTCATCCGTAGGATTCGCCCTCGCGCGCCTCGGCGTCCAGCCGCCGGATCGCGGCCTGGGCGTTGCTCGCGTCGTAGCCGAACAGCACGTCGTCCGCGTAGGCGTTCGCGACCTCGGCGGCGTGAACCAGATCGTCGATCTCGACGTCGACCGCGTAGAGCTCGATCGCGAGCGGCGCGTCGAGCACGTCGCGAAAGCCGCTCGCGAGCGATTCGAGCCAGTAGGTCGTGCCGTAGGCCGTATCGTACAGCGGCACCACGAACTCGTCGACGTGTTCGGCGAGCGAGGCGAGGTCGATCCCCGAGCGCTCGTGGAGGTGGCCTGGGTAGGGATCGGGATGGAGGGTGAGCGAGAGCGCTCCGTCCACGCGGTCGGCGGCCTCGCCCACGAACTCGGTGACGACCGTCGCGCGCCACGCGAAGCGGTCGTCGAACTCGCTCGATTCGAACTCCTCGACGCAGCGATCGCAGAAACAGTATTCGGCTCGGGGGAAGCCGACGTCGTCGAGCCGGACGTCACCGCTCGTGTCGGCGGCGTCGGCGATGGTTTCGAGCAGGCCCGCGCGGTAGTCGGGATGGGTCGGACAGACGTACCCCCAGTCGAAGTACCGGCGCTCGCGGGTGGCGAGTTCGCCGTCCTCGTTCACGGGGACGAGCTCCGGGCTCGCCTCGGCGGCCGCGGTGTCGGCGTGACACGCGATCATGCTCGTCGCCGCGGCGACCGGCTCGCGCGCCTGGCCGCTCACCGACTTCACCTCGTAGCACCGCCGGCCGAACGCCGGCCAGTCGAGCTCCTCGGCGTTGCGCGTCACGACCCCGTACATACCCACGATGGGAGCCGAGAGAGGGTAAGCGGTTCGCTCGAACGATCATCCACGACGAAACCATCGCGCGAGCCCGGCGCTGGTCGTCATCTCGACGATGCCGAACACGACCGCGGGGAGCGTGGCCGCGGCCGGGAACCCCGCACCGACGAGGAGCGCGGCGGCGACGGCGAAGTCCCGCATCCCCACCGACAGCACCGCCGCGATGCGCTCCTCGCGGGTGAACCACCGGCCCACGAGCCATCCGACCGCGTACCCGCCGCCGTTGAGCACGAGCGCGCCGACGGCGACGACTGCGAGGACCCCACCACCGTTGCGGATCAGTGACGCGTTCGCCGCCGTTACGATACCGATGACGAGAATCACCATGAATCCCGATACCGAGGGATAGAGATCGTCGTACGCACCGATGCGATCGGGCCAGCGATACCTGCACCCGACGGCAGTTCCCATCGGGAGAACGACGGCGAGCACCAGCTGTTCGACGATCGCCACCGGATCGACGGCGACCGACCGCCCCACGAACAGCGTAACGGCGGCCGGAACGACCACGAGCGTCTCGACGCCGGCTGCGACGAGGACGACTGTCGCGAGGGCGGTGTCGCCGCCACCGAGTTCGGTCATCGTCGGCGTGACGAGCTCGGGCGTCACCGCACCGAGAACCACGAACCCCGCCGTGAGCGCGGGCGAGAGCCCGAGACCACGGGCGACGGCGAGCCCGAGAACCGCCATCCCGGTCTGGGCGACGAGAATCGCGACCAGCGCCCGTCCACGGAGCCGGCGGAACCGTTCGGGGGCGAGCGTCAGCGAGACTGCGCCGATCATGACCGCGAGAATCGGCGTCGTCAGCGGAGCGAGGGTCGCCACCGACGGGACAGCGATCCCCACGCCGACCGAGAGCAGCACCCACACCAGCAGGTAGTCGTCGACGAGTGCGGCACCGCACGTCACGACACGATGGGGCATCGATGTACTCCGGCTGTCGTACGCGGAGTTACTGTTTGATCCCGTCGAATCCAGTGCAGGTGTCGAACCGACGCGGGCGGCTCGATCGTTTCCCTACTTCGAACCGGTGGCCACGAACAGGAGCCCGAGCAGGAGCCCGACGACGAGCAACCCCCCACCGCCGAGGGCGTAGAGTTCGGTGGTCGTCCACTGGAACCGATCGCCGTAGCGCACGATTCCCGCCGTGACTAACAGGGTGAGCCCCGATCCAACGAGCGTCGTCACGAAGTCGAACCCGAATCGAGCGCCAGGATCGGCCATGATCCACCACTCTCACTGCCACGGGTTCGTTCTTCGGGTGGCTGCTGCAAGCCGCTCTGGGGATCACTGTCGTCGTCGCTCTCGCGGAAAACGGGAGGTGGCGTCGTCGGCCGTGTGAGTCTACCGACGCAGCGCGACGCCGACGGCGAGTGCGATCGTGAGCAGGGCAACCACGGCGGTGAGTTTTCGTGACATCACGCGGGACGACAGCACAGCGGCATATAATCGTTGTGCCATCGCGTCGCGGATCGAGTGCGTGATCGCCGGGTCGATCCGCCCCTCACACGCTGATGTGCTCGGCGAGGTCCTCGCGGATGAGGGTCTCGCAGTACGCACACCGCACGCCGTCGTCGAGCACCGCAAAGCGCGACGCCACGGGCTCGCCCTCGGTGGAGATGCAGTCGTGGTTCGGACACGAGAGGACACCCTCCACGGTGTCCGGCCGCTCGACCCGGTGTTTCTCCGCGACGCCGTACTCCCGGATGATGTTGATCGACGCCGCGGGCGCGATCAGCGAGATCACGTCGACCTCGTCCTGGCTGAGCTCGCGGCCCTCGATCTTCACGACGTCCTTGTGGCCGAGCCGGTCGGAGGGAACGTTCATGCCGACGCTCACGACCTCGTCGGTCGAGCTGTCGATCCCGAGGATCGCGAGCACGTCGGGCGCGTGCCCGCCCGCGATGTGATCGATCACCGTCCCGTCCTGAATCTTGCTGACCCGGAGCTCGTGGTCGTCGCGCTCGCTCATCGTTCCCCTCCGTTCACGCTGTCGTCGGTAGCGCCCGCTGCCCCCCCACTGTCGGCGTCGTCGAGCAGCAGATCGAGCAGCGCCATCCGGACCGGGACGCCGTTGTGGGCCTGCTCGAAGTATTTCGCATGGGGGGTCGCGTCGACGTCGGGGGCGATCTCGTCGACCCGTGGGAGCGGGTGCATCACGACACACTCCTCGCGGGCACGCTCCATCGTCGCGGCGTCGATCCGGTACTCGCCCGCCACCGCGCGGTACTCGCTCTCGTCGGGGAAGCGCTCGCGCTGGATCCTGGTGACGTAGAGCACGTCGAGTTCGGCGAGGACCTCGTCGAGATCGTCGTGCTCGCGGACCTGCGCGCCGGCCTCGTGGAGGTCGTATCGTACGGAACGGGGAAGCCGCAGACTCTCCGGACTCACGAAGTGCTGGCTGGCGTCGAACTTGGTGAGTGCGTACGCGAGCGAATGTACGGTTCTGCCGTACTTCAGATCGCCCATGATCCCCACCGTGAGATCGGTGAGCCCGCCCGCGTTCTCGCGCATGGTGTAGAGGTCGAGCAGGGTCTGAGTGGGATGCTGGCCCGCGCCGTCGCCGGCGTTCAAGAGTGGAACATCGACGAACTCGCTCGCCATCGTCGCTGCGCCCTCGCTGGGATGGCGGAGCACCAGCGCGTCGGCGTACCCCGCGATCACCCGCACGGTGTCGGCGAGACTCTCGCCTTTGGTCGCGCTGGAGGAGTCGACCGGTCCCATGTCGAGGGCGTCGCCGCCGAGGCGCTTGATCGCGGCCTCGAAACTCATGCGCGTGCGCGTGCTCGGCTCGAAGAAGCACAGGCCGAGCAGCCGCCCCGCGTGGCGCTCTCGATCCGGAGGATCGCGCTCGATGGCGGCCGCACGGTCGAGCACCGTCTCGATGTCGGCGCGCGAGAGGTTCTTCGCGGTGATGACGTGGTTACGATCGAGCATCGGTCGTGGGGCACCTCCGTTCCCCGACTGGATGGCTCATTCTCGTGTCGAGTCGGACGGCCGATTACCTTGTAGCTGTGGATACGGTGGTCGAGCGGCGGCTGGTGCCAGGGCCGGCCAAACGACGGGCTTTTTGAGCACCCGGCGGGTATCGGACGAGAATGACTACCACGGAGTCGGGGAACGCGGAGGCCGGGTTCCGGTTCTGGGCCCCGGCGATCGTCGCCGGCACGGCCCTGTTTCTCGGCGTTCTCGACACGACGATGATGAACGTGGCCGTGCCCTCGATTGTGGCGGACCTCGACACCACGGTGAACGCGATGCACGGGGCGATCGCGGTGTACTCGACCGTGATGGCCGCGCTGATCGTTCCCGGCGGGGCGCTCCGGTCGGTCGTCGACACCAGACGACTCCTCGTGATCTCGCTGCTCGTCTACAGCGTCGGCACGCTGCTCGCGGGGGCGAGCCCGAACATGCTCACGCTGTTCGTGGGCTGGTCGATCATCGAGGGAATCGCCGCCGCGGTCATGCTCCCGCTCACCTACTCGATCATCGTCGAGAACTACGAGGGGAGCGCCCGCACCAAGGCCTTCGGCGCGATCGGCGGCGTGACCGCGGTCGGGACCGCCATCGGCCCGATGATCGGCGGCGTGCTCACGACCTTCGGCTCCTGGCGGTGGGGCCTGTTCGGCGAGCTCGGCCTCGTGCTCGTGGTGCTCGCGTTGACCCGCTATCTCGACTCGCAACCGAGCGATCGGCAGGTGTCGATCGACATCGGCGGCACAGTGTTGTCGATCCTCGGCGTGGTCACGATCGTCGGTGGCACTCTGCTCGCCGGGCGCTACGGCTGGGTGCGCCCGCTGCGCCCGTTCGTCGTGAGCGGGGTGCGGATCGAACCACTGGGGTTCTCGCCCGCGATCTGGTCGATCGCGGTCGGCGTGGCGTTGCTCGCCCTGTTCGTCCAGTGGGAGACTCGCCAGGCACGCGCGGGTCGCCCCCTCCTGATTCCGCCGAGCGTCCTCCGCACCCGGACGTTCGCCGCCGGGATCGCCACGTTCGCCGCCGAGTCGCTCTTCCTGTCGGGCTTTATGTTCTCGATGCCGGTCTTCCTCCAGTCGGCGCTCGGCTACTCGGCGTTTCAAACCGGCCTCGCGCTCCTCCCGTTCTCGGTCGCGACGCTGCTCGTGGCCACGATCTCGACGGGCTGGCGCGCGTACGTCGCGCCGAAGCACATCGTCCAGGGCGGGCTCGTGTTGATGGCCGCAGGACTATTGGGCCTCGTCGCGCTGACCGACCTCGATCTGACGCTCCTCGAGATGGTGCTGCCGATGGCGGTGATCGGTGTCGGTCTCGGGCTGTTCACGGGCCAGCTCGTCGATCTCACCATGTCGGCGGTCCCGTCGTCGGAGGCCTCGGTGGCGTCGGGCGTCATCAACTCGCTGAGCCAGCTCGGCTACGCCTTCGGGACCGCCGTCACCGGCTCCTTTCTGCTCGCCGGGTTCTACGGGAACGTCGTCGACGGCGTGACGCGGTTCGCCACGGGGTCGTCGGTCTCCGGCGACGAGCGACGACAGCTGGTCGTGGCGCTCGAAGATCGGGTGGACGCGACGACACAGGCTCAGCAAGAGGCGTTCGTCGATCAGCTACCTGCCGAGACGCGCGAGCAACTGCTCGACGTCGTTCGGACGGCGATGGAGACCGCCCAACGGAGGGTGTTGCTGCTCATCGTGGTGTTCGTCCTTCTCACTCTCGTCGCAGCGAGTCTCCTTCCCACAGTACGACCACGGCGAGTCTCGGGCACGAAGCCGAGCGATACCGACGATTGATCGGGCAGACCATGGCCGACGGCCACTCGCTACAGCACGACGTACCCTACGGCGTACGCGACCGACGCGACCGTGACCGCGGCGAGACCGGTGAGGATCGCGGTGAGCAGCGTTTCGGCGTCGAGCAGCTGCCGACCGCGTCGTCGACCGTTTCTCTCGCGTCGCCACACCAGCGGGAGCGAGCCGACGATACCGACGGCGAGCACGCCGAAGACGAACGGAGACGCCGAACTCACCGTCGGGGACGGCACCACGACCGGGGCCGCCACGTAGACGAGACCGATCGCCGCCCACCGATGGACGTAGGCCCGGAGCGCGCGCCTGGTGAGCGCACAGTAGACCAACGCCCCGAACCAGACGGTCGCGAGCTCGATCCAGAAGGAGAGGAGCAAGTTGACGGTGGGATCGGCCGCGAGGACGATCCGTTCGTCGACGGGCGAGACGTCGAACGGGTAGAACAGCTGCGGCGGCGAGCCGGTGAAAAAGTCCCCGAACGGGTGACTCGCGAGGCCGACGAGCGCGCTGAGGAACACGCCAGGCGGTGAGAGGTGGCCGAACCGAACGGCAGCCACGGTCACGAGGAGGCCGGCCACCACGAACGCCGTCGTCACGAACACGGCGAGCCATCCGCTCAGTACCCCGACGGTGGCGATCAGACCACCGAGAAGCGCGAGGCCCGCGATTCGCTCGGCACTCGCCGAGACGCGGCTTCCGTCCACGTCTTCCCGGCTCGTGCTCGCGCGACTCCACAGCCAGAACGCGACGGCGGCGACGGTGGCGACGACCAGCGAGTGGGTCGCTGCGCGGTGGACCACGTTGCCGGTCGCCCAGAACCCCTCGGCCGCGTCTGCCGCGCTCTCGGCCCCGAGCAGCCCCGTCGGTGCGTAGAGGATGTCGACGTCCGGAACAGCGGCGAACGCGGCGGTGCTCGCGCCGATCGCTAGAGCGCGTTCGCGCGAGCAGCCGAGGAGGCGCGCGCCGCCCGCCGCGAGTGCGAACCCGGCCATCGCGTGGCCCACGAACATCGTGGTCCTATCGTGCCTGGCGCGCGTCGAGCCGTGCCGCCAACTGATCCGAGATGTCCGTGAGGTGGGCCGTCGCGAAGATCGCGACGAGGACGCCACCGACGATGTCGTAGAAGAGGTCGAGCATGGTGTCCTCGAGACCGTACTGGGTGAGAACCTGTGCCGTGCCGAAGGCGGCCGCGGACTCGGCGATCAGGAACTCGAGGAGTTCCCAGACCACGCCGAACGCGACGATGAACAGCAGCAGATAGACGAAGGTGAACGCCGGCGGCATGGAGATGTACTCGGTGTGCTCCTCCAGGGCGCGCGTCGTCGCGTAGGCCACGCCGGCGACAAGCGAGGACGACAGCGCGTGGGTGACGTGATCGTACCACCAGAGCGAGCTGTACGCGCTCGAAAAGTCGAAAAACGGCAGCGGAACCGTCCCGATCGCGTGGAGGAACATCGCGGTCGTGATCCAGAGCACGATCCCGGCGTCCATCGTGAGCGTGTAGCGGCGTTCGAGCAGCGCCGGGAGGAACGTGACCAAGAGCGCGATCCCGGCGTTCGTGACGATCCCGACCTCGCCGGAGAGCACGGCGAGCGCGACGATCGCCGCGAGGATCAGCTGCATCACTCGCACCAGCTGCGCCTGGCGCGTGGGCGAGATCCCGAGCCGACGACGGATGTTCACGCCACACTCCTCGTAGTCGACCGTGTTCGAGCGTTCTCACGCAGCCGTCGCCGGAAGTACCACACGAACACGCCGGCGGCCACGAGCCCGGCGACGAACGTCGTGAGGAAAAACAGCATCAGCTCCGTGTTCGTCTCGAAGAAGGCCGTCCCGAGGTACTGTGCCGAAACCCACGAGCCAAAGGCCCAGATCCCGGCGATGCCGAGGGTCGCGATCACCGCAAACCAGACCGCAAAGCCCGGCGTCATCCGCACCGTCGTGGTCAACTGGAGACAGACCACCACGAGCAGCGCGAGCGTGGCGACCGCGATCCCGCCGACGAACTCCGCGAGGAAGGGGAGTCCGACGGCGTTCAGCGCGAACGGGAGCACGGTGAGTGCCAGTAGTGGCCACGGGGTGGTGCGCTGCCACGACCGCTCGACCCACGCCGGGACGGCGGCGACCGCAACCGCGACGCCCGCACCGACCGCCGTCACCAGCTCGCCGGCGAGGAAGTTCCCGACGCCGGCCACCGCGATGACCGCCACGAACAGCCACGCGATGGCGGCGTTCGTGCGCTCGTCCTCGATGAACCACTCCTCGGGCAGTCGTTGACTCATGGGCTGTGCTCCGTGATCGTCACGGATGGTCGTCCGTGCCGTCGCGATCGAAGGCGGGGTCGCGTCCGTCGTTGAAACGGTTTCATTGCTATCGTCCTCCCTCGGTGTTCCGAGGCTCCAACCGGTGGTAGGTGCTGTAGGGAGATAAGCCTGACACCATAGAAGTATATATGGAGAAGTATTCTCCAATAGATAGGTTTAACATGGGGCCATTCGTACACGGTAACGGATCACATGAACGAGCTAATCGTCCTCGCGTTCGACAACGAAGACGGCGCACTGAACGTCAGAGACAAGCTGAACGAGCTCCAGAAACAGGAGCTCATCACGCTCGGCGACGCAGCAGTCGTCGTCCGAGAGGGTGATGGCAAGCCGAAAGTCAAGCAGGCTCAGAGCCTCGTCGGCGCTGGTGCGCTCGGCGGGAGCTTCTGGGGACTGCTGATCGGTCTCATCTTCTTCGCCCCGATCCTCGGGATGGCGGTCGGTGCGGTCACCGGCGCACTCTCGGGTCGGTTCGCCGACATCGGTGTCGACGACGACTTCATCAAGGAGGTCGGCGAGACCATCGAGCCTGGCCACTCCGCACTCTTCCTCCTCGTGGTCGACGCCCAGACCGACCGCGTCATCGAGGAGATCGAATCGTACAATCCCACCGTGCTCCGGACGAACCTCTCGGCCGAGGACGAGGAGAACCTCCGCGAGGCGTTCGCCGCCGACGACATCGTCGCCTGATCGCGGCTCGATTTTTCCGGTTACTCGTCCTGCGTCACACCGCCGTCCTCTACGGCTCCGTCCGTGCCATCGATGTCGTCAGTCTCGTCAGTCGCGACCGTCGATCCCGATTCCGGTGCGCTCGCCCCCTCCGCCACCGACTGTCCGTCCACAGCTACAGGAGATGATCCGATACTCGCTGAACGATCGCCAGCGGTGACCCACGGGAAGAGCGTGCGCGCGAACTCGAACACGACGACGAGGATCAGCGGGCCGAGGAAGATGCCGTACCAGCCGAAGAGCAGCGGGCCGAACGTGTAGGCCAGCATCACGAGACCGACGTGGAGCGATCGGCCGCTGACGTACGGACGCAGCAGTTGATCCGGGATGTAGTCGACGATCGCTACCGACACCAGCGCGAACGCCGTCGGGAACCAGAGCGTCTCCGGGTCGCTGACGAGCGCGTCGACGAACAGCAGTGCAGCGAGCGGCACCCAGACGATCTTCATCCCGATGAGGGGCACGAGGCTTCCTGCCCCGACCAACAGCCCGACGAGCACCGGTTCGGGCACCCGGACGGTTTCGGGGGCGAAGAGGTTGAGCGTGACGTACACCACGACCCCGAGAACGCCGGTCGCGAGCGCGTTCAGGACGTTCCCGAAGTAGACGTTCTCGAGGTCGCGGTCGATCGCCGAGAAGTACGCCTCGGTGACGCCACCCTCGCTCACGAACGTGCCCCGGCCCCACCGGGCGATGCGGTAGTCGTCGCGAAGCAGGTAGAAGGCGATGACGAGCGCGATGAACAGGTGCAGCCCCACGTCGACCAGCGTCCCGAACGACGCGGCCACGGCGTCGATCACGGGCGCGAGAAATCGGTTCAGATCGAGCGCGAACAGCTGGCTCGGGTCGTTCAGCACGCGACGAACGGCCACCTCGAACCCGTTCACGAGAGTCGTTGCGCTGGCGTACGGTCCCACCAGTCCATCGAGCCCGGCCAGTGCGTCCGCGCCGAGCGCCTGCGAGAGCTGTCCGACGGCGATGACGAGCGTCCACCCCACCAGGCCGAGGACCGGGAGCGAGACGGTCACGAGCGCGGTCACGACCGCGAGCGTCCGCGATCCGAGGCGCGCGTCGAGACGCTGGAACACCGGCCGCGTCACGTAGTAGACGAACACGCCGAGCACCACGGTCCCCACGTACCGCCACGCGACGTACGCGATCGCGGCAGCGAGCACGGCCGTGGCGAGCCACACTGCGACCCGCGCGCGCTCGATTTCGCCGTCGAATGCGACCTTCATTCTGCCACTCGAACGGGGTCACGGCACGAGGGGGGTTAACCGTGTGGTGTGTGAGAGCGGCACGACGACGTCAGGTGGCTACGGCCGACCGAGCGACGCGTATCGAGAGACGAAACGACGTGCTCGGGACGCCGCGCGGATCGTCGGCGGAGAGATCGAATCGGCAGCCGAGACAAGGTTTATCCAGCGTCCGTGAGAAAAATAGCCAATGGCGTCGCGTCTCTCGACCGGGATCGGACTTCTCGACCAGCGCCTCGGCGGTGGCATCCCCACCGGCAGCATCGTCGCGTTGAACGCGCCGCCCGCGAGCCAGGCCGAACTCCTGCTCTACGAGTTCATGGCCCCCCGCGAGACGCTGTACCTCACGCTCGACCGAACCGAGCTCGCGGTC encodes:
- a CDS encoding polysaccharide deacetylase family protein; the protein is MRELRRRDALTVFGSLSASLGAMFGVTLVDSTRERGDERPESDGAGPSSRTNGSAPSSRVGASPSEVRDDTTDLAYPNDVRTRAHATGRPLSTITRREEWTATGGTTAGWQDVGGETAKRLVSPASATRPGMSTTFAEPLDLTTLALSVGVSLDRPAEEIVQLRAFAPDEDNQLYMQRYLQRRAGTVRLDVAPGRTIGSPDPTAVEGLSIESFTGAGKPIELGVGGLRVRESPRRRGAVILTFDDGHHTQLDVAKPILDEFGYPGVVGVVPWLVEEDDRISARELHGMVADGWEMASHPQRRDTPLPTLSKSRQRDAIERSKRWFVEEGFAGRGETLIWPFGAFDERTLDLVGEYHRLAFGGGASPAPWAITEPGWVPRVNGDDPAAVRQAVDAAARFGTVATVMYHTIGEHRLSADGLREQLRYIDRADVDVTLPSKLADAQPY
- a CDS encoding acyl-CoA synthetase family protein, with the translated sequence MYGVVTRNAEELDWPAFGRRCYEVKSVSGQAREPVAAATSMIACHADTAAAEASPELVPVNEDGELATRERRYFDWGYVCPTHPDYRAGLLETIADAADTSGDVRLDDVGFPRAEYCFCDRCVEEFESSEFDDRFAWRATVVTEFVGEAADRVDGALSLTLHPDPYPGHLHERSGIDLASLAEHVDEFVVPLYDTAYGTTYWLESLASGFRDVLDAPLAIELYAVDVEIDDLVHAAEVANAYADDVLFGYDASNAQAAIRRLDAEAREGESYG
- a CDS encoding bile acid:sodium symporter family protein, coding for MPHRVVTCGAALVDDYLLVWVLLSVGVGIAVPSVATLAPLTTPILAVMIGAVSLTLAPERFRRLRGRALVAILVAQTGMAVLGLAVARGLGLSPALTAGFVVLGAVTPELVTPTMTELGGGDTALATVVLVAAGVETLVVVPAAVTLFVGRSVAVDPVAIVEQLVLAVVLPMGTAVGCRYRWPDRIGAYDDLYPSVSGFMVILVIGIVTAANASLIRNGGGVLAVVAVGALVLNGGGYAVGWLVGRWFTREERIAAVLSVGMRDFAVAAALLVGAGFPAAATLPAVVFGIVEMTTSAGLARWFRRG
- the pyrI gene encoding aspartate carbamoyltransferase regulatory subunit — translated: MSERDDHELRVSKIQDGTVIDHIAGGHAPDVLAILGIDSSTDEVVSVGMNVPSDRLGHKDVVKIEGRELSQDEVDVISLIAPAASINIIREYGVAEKHRVERPDTVEGVLSCPNHDCISTEGEPVASRFAVLDDGVRCAYCETLIREDLAEHISV
- the pyrB gene encoding aspartate carbamoyltransferase — protein: MLDRNHVITAKNLSRADIETVLDRAAAIERDPPDRERHAGRLLGLCFFEPSTRTRMSFEAAIKRLGGDALDMGPVDSSSATKGESLADTVRVIAGYADALVLRHPSEGAATMASEFVDVPLLNAGDGAGQHPTQTLLDLYTMRENAGGLTDLTVGIMGDLKYGRTVHSLAYALTKFDASQHFVSPESLRLPRSVRYDLHEAGAQVREHDDLDEVLAELDVLYVTRIQRERFPDESEYRAVAGEYRIDAATMERAREECVVMHPLPRVDEIAPDVDATPHAKYFEQAHNGVPVRMALLDLLLDDADSGGAAGATDDSVNGGER
- a CDS encoding MFS transporter; translated protein: MTTTESGNAEAGFRFWAPAIVAGTALFLGVLDTTMMNVAVPSIVADLDTTVNAMHGAIAVYSTVMAALIVPGGALRSVVDTRRLLVISLLVYSVGTLLAGASPNMLTLFVGWSIIEGIAAAVMLPLTYSIIVENYEGSARTKAFGAIGGVTAVGTAIGPMIGGVLTTFGSWRWGLFGELGLVLVVLALTRYLDSQPSDRQVSIDIGGTVLSILGVVTIVGGTLLAGRYGWVRPLRPFVVSGVRIEPLGFSPAIWSIAVGVALLALFVQWETRQARAGRPLLIPPSVLRTRTFAAGIATFAAESLFLSGFMFSMPVFLQSALGYSAFQTGLALLPFSVATLLVATISTGWRAYVAPKHIVQGGLVLMAAGLLGLVALTDLDLTLLEMVLPMAVIGVGLGLFTGQLVDLTMSAVPSSEASVASGVINSLSQLGYAFGTAVTGSFLLAGFYGNVVDGVTRFATGSSVSGDERRQLVVALEDRVDATTQAQQEAFVDQLPAETREQLLDVVRTAMETAQRRVLLLIVVFVLLTLVAASLLPTVRPRRVSGTKPSDTDD
- a CDS encoding metal-dependent hydrolase → MFVGHAMAGFALAAGGARLLGCSRERALAIGASTAAFAAVPDVDILYAPTGLLGAESAADAAEGFWATGNVVHRAATHSLVVATVAAVAFWLWSRASTSREDVDGSRVSASAERIAGLALLGGLIATVGVLSGWLAVFVTTAFVVAGLLVTVAAVRFGHLSPPGVFLSALVGLASHPFGDFFTGSPPQLFYPFDVSPVDERIVLAADPTVNLLLSFWIELATVWFGALVYCALTRRALRAYVHRWAAIGLVYVAAPVVVPSPTVSSASPFVFGVLAVGIVGSLPLVWRRERNGRRRGRQLLDAETLLTAILTGLAAVTVASVAYAVGYVVL
- a CDS encoding DUF1269 domain-containing protein, coding for MNELIVLAFDNEDGALNVRDKLNELQKQELITLGDAAVVVREGDGKPKVKQAQSLVGAGALGGSFWGLLIGLIFFAPILGMAVGAVTGALSGRFADIGVDDDFIKEVGETIEPGHSALFLLVVDAQTDRVIEEIESYNPTVLRTNLSAEDEENLREAFAADDIVA
- a CDS encoding AI-2E family transporter, with translation MKVAFDGEIERARVAVWLATAVLAAAIAYVAWRYVGTVVLGVFVYYVTRPVFQRLDARLGSRTLAVVTALVTVSLPVLGLVGWTLVIAVGQLSQALGADALAGLDGLVGPYASATTLVNGFEVAVRRVLNDPSQLFALDLNRFLAPVIDAVAASFGTLVDVGLHLFIALVIAFYLLRDDYRIARWGRGTFVSEGGVTEAYFSAIDRDLENVYFGNVLNALATGVLGVVVYVTLNLFAPETVRVPEPVLVGLLVGAGSLVPLIGMKIVWVPLAALLFVDALVSDPETLWFPTAFALVSVAIVDYIPDQLLRPYVSGRSLHVGLVMLAYTFGPLLFGWYGIFLGPLILVVVFEFARTLFPWVTAGDRSASIGSSPVAVDGQSVAEGASAPESGSTVATDETDDIDGTDGAVEDGGVTQDE